One Buchnera aphidicola (Aphis glycines) genomic window, AGAAAAAGCAGCGTGGGATATTTGGAATCGAGAAAATAAAAATGGTTTAAAATTATACGTAAAACGTGTTTATATTATGGATAATTCTCAAGAATTCTTACCGAACTATCTTAGATTTATTAGAGGAATAATAGATTCGAATAATTTACCTTTAAACATTTCTAGAGAAATATTACAAAATAATTCTATCACTCACAATCTAAAAAAAGCATTAACAAAAAAATCGTTACAAATGTTAGATAAATTATCTAAAAATGATCATGAAAAATATCAATCTTTTTGGAATCAGTTTGGTTTAGTTTTAAAAGAAGGTCCTGCAGAAGACAGTGAAAACTTGAATTTAATAGCTAATCTTTTACGATTCACATCAACTAAAAATAATAGTTCAGAACAAACAGTATCATTAACACAATATGTATCTAATATGATTGAAAAACAAGAAAAAATATATTATATCACTGCTGATAGTTATATATCTGCTAAAAACAGTCCTCATCTTGAATTATTTAATAAAAAAAATATTGATGTTTTATTGTTATCAGATAGAATTGATGAGTGGATGATGAATTATCTTGTTGAGTTTGAAGGTAAAAAGTTTCAATCTATTAGTAAAGAAGATGCTTCATTAAATAACCTTATAAAAGAAAAAATAATAGAAAAAGAAAAAACATCGCAAGATACAATCAATTTTTTAAACAAAGTTAAGAAAGTACTAGGCGATAAAGTCAAATCTGTTAGATTAACAAACAGATTAACAGATACTCCATGCATTGTATTAAGTGATTCAAATGAAATGAGCACGCAAATGGCTAAACTTTTTACTGCTGCAGGTCAATCTGTTCCCGAATTAAAATATATATTTGAGATTAATCCAAAACATGAGTTAATCAAAAAAATATGCAAAATTAGTGATAATAAAATGTTTGAAGAATGGATCAAACTATTGTTAGATCAATCGTTATTAGCTGAAAAAGGTAATCTAGATAACCCCCATGAATTCATTTCTAGAATGAATAAATTATTTATAGAATTATAAAAATATGATTACTACTTCTATAGTAGTAATCTAAATATTACAACTATTTCAAAAAAAACTATGCATATTATTTTATTAGGCGCTCCAGGTACTGGAAAAGGCACTCAATCTAAAATTATTTCAAAAGAATATAAAATCCAACAAATATCTACAGGAGATATATTACGTAAAAATATTGAATCAAAAAATAAAATTGGAAAAAAAATATATAATATTTTAAAAAATGGAGAATTAGTTTCAGATAATATTGTTTGTGATCTTCTTTATAAAGAAATAAAAAAAGAACAATATATTAAAGGTTTTCTATTAGATGGGTTCCCTAGAACAATCGAACAAGCAAAATATATATCAAGTTTAAATATTAAGATAGACTTTATTTTTGAACTTATTGTTCCCGACGAATTAATATTCAAAAGAATATCAGGAAGAAGAATACATGTACAATCAGGAAGAACTTATCATATTAATTTTAACCCTCCAAAAGAACAAGGGAAAGATGATATTACAAAAGAACCACTTGTTATTAGAGAAGATGATACTATTGAAAGTATTAAAAATAGACTTGAAAATTATAAAGAAAATCATAAAAAATTAAATGAATATTATTTAAAAGAAAAAAAATTAAAAAAATTAAAATTTTTTCAACTCGACGGAACAAAAAAACCTGATATTATTTATAATAAAATAGAAAAAATAATAGCAAGTAAAAACTAATGAATTTTTGCGTTCTACAGGATTCGAACCTGTGACCTACGGCTTAGAAGGCCGTTGCTCTATCCATCTGAGCTAAGAACGCATCAACATACAATATAAAATTTAACATTAAAATGATATATATGCAACTAAATTAACATCATGTTTTAAAAAATATGTTCATTCTAAATAATTTTTTCATTGCATAAATCAATTAATCGAGTCATTAAAAAATGCCAGCAACAATTATAGACGGTAATAAAATAGCAAAAATTTTAGAAATAAACATTTCAAAAAAAATTAGAAAACGACAAAAATATGGGAAAAGAATTCCAGGTTTAGCAATGATTTTAATAGGAAACAATTCTGCTTCTCAAATTTATGTAAATAAAAAAATATTAGCTTGCAAAAATGTAGGATTAATTTCTAAATACTGGAATTTTCCAAATAGTGTTAACGAAGATAAAATATTAAACCTTATTAACCAATTAAATAATGATATAAATATAGATGGTATTTTGATTCAACTACCTATTCCTAAAAAAATAAATCATTTTAAAATTTTTACAAGCATTAGACCAGATAAAGATGTAGATGGATTTCATCCATATAATACAGGATTATTATGCCAAAGAAATCCTACTTTGAGAGCTTGTACACCTAAAGGAATAATTACAATGTTAAATCATATGAATATTAAAACACATGGACTTAACGCAGTTGTAGTCGGGGCATCTAACATAGTAGGTAGACCTATGAGTATGGAGTTATTATTAGCAGGATGCACAACGACTATCACTCATAGATTTACTCAGAATTTAAAAAACCATGTAAGTAAAGCTGATTTATTAGTTGTGGCTGTTGGAAAACCAAAATTTTTACAAGGAAATTGGATAAAAAAAAATTCTATCGTGGTTGACGTAGGAATTAATCGATTACCAAATGGCGTTGTAGTCGGTGACGTTGATTTTAAATCAGCATGTTTAAAGGCATCTTATATAACTCCAGTTCCAGGCGGAGTAGGACCAATGACTGTAGCAACATTACTTCAAAATACATTAGAAGCCTGTGAAAAATATCATGATATTTAAATAAAAATAAACAATAAAACCGGCTATTTCTTATATCTCCAGAATGTTTTATCATGAGTGTCTTCTAAAATTACATTCAATTTTTTTATTTCCTTTCGTAATTGATCAGATTCTTTCCATAATTTTAATTTTCTAAAAATATTTCGTTTCTTAATTAAAATTTCAATTTTTTTTATTTCTTCTTCATCTAAAAAAGATTTCTTTTGTAAAAAATTTACAGGTGTGTCTGATAAAAAATTTAAAGTCATAGCTAATTTTTTTAATCTAAAAGCAAGTAAATTAGATTTATATAAGTTATGATGTTTGAAATAGTTAATTTTTTTAGCTAATTTTGTTAAAATACAAAATGCTTTGGGAGTATTAAAATCATTATTAATTGCATCATAAAATAATAATTCTAAATTTATACTTTCTGTAGAATTAGGAATAGGATTTGTATCATATAACGCATTATATAAATACCGCAATGATAATTCAGCTGTTTTTAAATTTTTTTCAGAGTAATAAATAGGATGACGATAATGTGTAGATAAGAAAAAATAACGTAATACTTCAGGTTGATATTCAAGTAAAATATCTTTTAAGAAATACGCATTACCTAAAGATTTAGACATTTTTTGATTATTTGTTACTACCATACCAGAATGCATCCAAAAATTAATTTTAAATTTATCATTAAAACATTTTGTTTGAGATATTTCATTTTCATGATGGGGAAATAAAAGATCTGAACCACCCCCATGAATATCAATATGATCTTTAAAAATAACGTTCGTTATAGCTGTGCATTCAATATGCCATCCAGGTCTTCCTTTTCCCCAAGGGGATTCCCAAAAAAATTTATCTTTTGCTTTAGACTTTTTCCAAAGTACAAAATCTAGTGGATTTTTTTTAAATTGATTTGAAGTAAAATATTTATTAGAAATTAAATCTTTTAAAGATTGACGAGATAAAGAGCCGTATGACTTGTCATTATCTATTGAGAAAACAACATCACCTTCACTATTTATATATGCATTACCATTATTAATTAATTTTTGAATAATTTTAATTATATCACAAATATGATCTGTCACTCGTGGTTCTTGATCAGGAAAATCAATTCCTAAACGTAAAAAATCTTGTTTCATTGAATGAATCATTTCATTTGAAAAACTTTTAATATCAATATTTTTTTTTAAAGATTTTAAAATAATTTTATCATCAATATCTGTAATGTTTCTAACATATTGTACTTTAAAACCTAAAAATTTAAAATAACGCACGATCATATCAAAAAAAATAAAAGTACGTGCATGACCAATATGACAAAAATCATAAACAGTAATTCCGCATACATATAAACTAATTTTTTTATTTTCAATAGGTATAAATATTTCTTTTTTTCTAGTTAATGTATTAAAAATTTTTAACATAATCTTCCTGTAAAAAATTTAAAAAAAATAATATAAAATATATTATTTTCTATATTGCCAATATGATAAACTAATTACATTGTTTATAATTTTAATTTTTATATATTTTAATCAAATTTTAAAATAATTAAAAGCACTGAAAAATACATTTAATTTTTAAAACAATTATATATTTTTTATAAAATATTTTATGGAATTTATTCTAAAATTAGCAATTTTTTATAAAAAATAAAACCAGGATTAATTAATGAAGACAAAATTACGAGAAATGTTAAAATTCCCTTGTTTTTTTACTTATAAGATCATTGGTTTAGCGCAACCTGAACTTATTGATCAAATAATAAAAGTCATTCAAATTCAGATTCCTGGAGATTATACACCTCAAGTTAAATCAAGTAACAGGGGGAATTATATTTCTATTTCAATTACGATATGTGCTAAAAACTTTAAACAAATTGAAACATTGTATCATGATATTAGTAGGATAAATATGGTTAGAATGGTTTTATAAAAAAGATATAAAAATCACAAAATATATTTCATATAGTACAGCTCGATAAAGAGCCGTACTAAAAAGATATGTAATTGCTATCTATATTTATTTAATATTTGTTTAATATTTATTTAATATTTATTTAATATTAAAAAAATTATAGATACATTATTACAAGCTAATAACATTAGCAGCAGATGGTCCTTTTGCTCCTTCAGTAATTTCAAACTCAACACTTTGACCTTCTGCTAAAGTTTTAAATCCATTACTTTGTATAGCTGAAAAATGCACGAATACATCTTTACTTCCATCTTCTGGAGTGATAAAACCAAAACCTTTAGATTCATTAAACCACTTAACATTACCTTTAATCTTGGACATCTATATTACCTTCACATAAAAATATACTAAATTAAAAAACGAACTAAAATAATTATAAATGATTTTTACCATAACAAGATAAAAAATCAAAAATAATAGAAAATTTTTAATAGATTAACATGTAAATCTATTGTTAGCTAGAAAGTAATGTATTAAAAAAAGAATTTTTATGTTTATTTTAAAAAAATTTATGTTTTATAAAACATTAAATGTTTTATAATTGCTGATTTTAATAAAAAATCTTTTTTTACATATAAAAAAACCCGAAAAAACTTTTTCGGGTTTTTTTATGTCTGGAATTGACCTACTCTCACACGGGGAGTCCCCGTACTACCATCGGCGTAGTAGCGTTTCACTTCTGAGTTCGGAATGGATTCAGGTGGTACCACTATACTATTTTTACCAGACATGTTATTTTTATAATGCTATTATAATATATATATATATTAATACAACAATAAATTCAGTAAAACAAGCTTTGATTAAATTTATTTAATTAAAACACCTCTGGTGTTGTAAGGTTAAGCCTCTCGGGTCATTAGTACTAGTTAGCTCAACATATTACTATGCTTACACATCTAGCCTATCAACGTCGTAGTCTTCAACGTCCCTTCAGTCAACATTTCTGTTTCAGGGAAGATTAATCTTGAGGCAAGTTTCGTGCTTATATGCGTTCAGCACTTATCTTTTCCGCATGTAGCTACCGGGCAATGCCATTGGCATGACAACCCGAACACCAGTGATGCGTCCACTTCGGTCCTCTCGTACTAGAAGCAGCCCCTCTCAATCTTCCAACGCCCACGGCAGATAGGGACCGAACTGTCTCACGACGTTCTAAACCCAGCTCGCGTACCACTTTAAATGGCGAACAGCCATACCCTTGGGACCTGCTTCAGCCCCAGGATGTGATGAGCCGACATCGAGGTGCCAAACACCGCCGTCGATATGAACTCTTGGGCGGTATCAGCCTGTTATCCCCGGAGTACCTTTTATCTGTTGAGCGATGGCCCTTCCATACAGAACCACCGGATCACTAAGACCTGCTTTCGCACCTGCTCGCATTATCATGCTCACAGTCAAACTGGCTTATGCCTTTGCACTAAACTCACGATGTCTGACCGTAATTAGCCAATCTTCGTACTCCTCCGTTACTCTTTGGGAGGAGACCGCCCCAGTCAAACTACCTACCAGACACTGTCTCTGCACCGGATAACGGCGCTAGGTTAGAACACCAAATTGTAAAGGGTGGTATTTCAAGATTGGCTCCATTAAAACTAGCATTTTAACTTCTTAGCCTCCCACCTATCCTACACATTAAAATTCAGAATTCAGTGTCAAGCTATAGTAAAGGTTCACGGGGTCTTTCCGTCTTGCCGCGGGTATACTGCATCTTCACAGCAATTTCAATTTCACTGAGTCCCAGGTGGAGACAGCCTGGCCATCATTACGCCATTCGTGCAGGTCGGAACTTACCCGACAAGGAATTTCGCTACCTTAGGACCGTTATAGTTACGGCCGCCGTTTACCGGGGCTTCAGTTCAGAGCTTTAAGTTTCCTTTAACTCCTTCGATTAACCTTCCGGCACCGGGCAGGCGTCACACCGTATACTTCCACTTTCGTGTTTGCACAGTGCTGTGTTTTTAATAAACAGTTGCAGCCAGCTGGTATCTTCGACTAACTTTAGCTCAAGGAGAAAATCCTTTTACTTAAATTAGCGTGCCTTCTCCCGAAGTTACGGCACTATTTTGCCTAGTTCCTTCACCTGGGTTCTCTCAAGCGCCTTAGTATTCTCTACCTAACCACCTGTGTCGGTTTCGGGTACGATTTAATTTTATCTGAAGCTTAGAGGCTTTTCTTGGAAGCGTGGTGTTAGTTACTTCATCACCTTAATGACTCGTCATCGTGCCTCAGATTAAAGATAACCGGATTTGCCTAATTATCATACCTACACACTTAAACCAGGATAACCGTCACCTGGATAACCTAACCTTCTTCGTCCCCCCTTCGCAATAAAATTAAGCACAGGAATATTAACCTGTTATCCATCGACTACGCTTTACAGCCTCGCCTTAGGGGTCGGCTCACCCTGCCCCGATTAACGTTGGACAGGAAACCTTGGTCTTTCGGCGAGCAGGTTTTTCACCTGCTTTATCGTTACTCATGTCAGCATTCGCACTTCTGATACCTCCAGCATATTTTACAATATACCTTCGATGGCTTACAGAACGCTCCCCTACCCAACAAAAAAATAAATTTTTGCTGCCGCAGCTTCGGTGCATAGTTTGAGCCCCGTTACATCTTCCGCGCAGGCCGACTTGACCAGTGAGCTATTACGCTTTCTTTAAATGATGGCTGCTTCTAAGCCAACATCCTGGCTGTTTATGCCTTCCCACATCGTTTCCCACTTAACTATGACTTTGGGACCTTAGCTGGCGGTCTGGGTTGTTTCCCTTTCCACAACGAACGTTAGCACCCGCTGTGTGTCTCCCGTGATAACATTCTACGGTATTCGGAGTTTGCATCGGATTGGTAGGCCGGGATGGCCCCCTAACCGAAACAGTGCTCTACCCCCGTAGATGAATTCACGAGGCGCTACCTAAATAGCTTTCGGGGAGAACCAGCTATCTCCCGGTTTGATTGGCCTTTCACCCCTAGCCATAGGTCATCCGCTGATTTTTCAACATCAGTCGGTTCGGTCCTCCAGTTGGTTTTACCCAACCTTCAACCTGCCCGTGGCTAGATCACCGGGTTTCGGGTCTGTATCCTGAAACTTAACGCCTATTTAGGACTCGGTTTCCCTACGGCTCCCCTATTCGGTTAACCTTGCTACAGAATACAAGTCGCTGACCCATTATACAAAAGGTACGCAGTCACATTTCATGTTTCCAAATGCTTCCACTGCTTGTACGTGTACGGTTTCAGGTTCTATTTCACTCCCCTAGCCGGGGTTCTTTTCGCCTTTCCCTTACGGTACTAGTTCACTATCGGTCAGTCAGGAGTATTTAGCCTTGGAGGATGGTCCCCCCATATTCAAACAGGATTTCTCGTGTCCCGCTCTACTTTTCGAACTCACAAAACATTTTATTTCGTATACTGGGCTATCACCATGTATCGCTGAATTTTCCAAAATCATTCTACTATAAAATGATTTGATTATAGCTCTGGGCTTTTCCCCTTTCGCTCGCCACTACTAAGGGAATCTCAATTGATTTCTTTTCCTCAAGGTACTTAGATGTTTCAGTTCCCTTGGTTTGCTTTATTAATCTATTTAATTTAATTAATAATGATACAAATAATGTATCGGGTTTCCCCATTCGGATATCGACGGTTATATCGCTTCATATCAGCTTACCGACGCTTTTCGCAGATTAGCACGTCCTTCTTCGCCTCTGACTGCCAAGGCATTCACCATACACGCTTATTTGCTTAACCTTACAACCCACAGGTGTTTTTTTAAATAAAATATATGCTTGTTTTCCGAATTTTTAAAGAGCTTTATTTGCGTATGTTTTAACACTTAAAGAAGAATAACATAATAATTTAAATTAGTATATAATTAATTTGAAAAAATTATTTTTATTTCGTCCCCTAGGGGATTTGAACCCCTGTTGCCGCCGTGAAAGGGCGATGTCCTAACCTCTAGACGAAGGGGACTTTTAAATGAAAATTATCATTTTGATAAGTATTATAATAATACAGATCGAAAAAAAAGAGTCAAGTCTTTTCTTTAATATTAAAATAAATATATAAAATATTATTTAAATAATTTAATTACTTGATATATTAAACGATTTTTTGCTTAAAAAATTGATAATATAATCAATCTCTGGTAGCATACCATGCCATAGTAAAAAAGAATGAGCTGCCTGAAAAACTAACATTCCTATTCCATCCGAAACATGCTTAGCATTAATCTTTTCACACCAATTAAGAAAAGATGTTTTTTCTAATCCGTAATTCATATCATAAAAAAAAGTTTTAGAAGAAAATAAATGTGATGGAATAAAAATATTTTGATATTCAATATTTCTGGATAATCCATTAATAACTAAATCGAAATATTTATTTCTTAAACTATTTGCTTGAAATATTTTAATATTTCCATATTTTTTAAATTGATTCACTAAATTTACAGCATTCAAATCTGTTCTATTTAAAATATCAACTGAACATCCAAATAACAAAATTGACAAAAGAATACCTTGAACTGCTCCACCCGCGCCCAATATTAAAATAGAAAAATTTTTTTTTATAAATTTTAACCTCTTCAAATCTGAAATCAATCCAATACCATCGGTATTATCTCCTAAAAAATATTTATTATTTACTTTTTTTAATGTATTAACAGATTGAGCAATTTGAGCTCTTTCACTTAATTGATTAGAAAAAAAATATGCTTCTTTTTTAAAAGGAGCAGTAATATTTGCACCATTAATATTATTTTCAAAAAAATTAGAAACTACACAAGAAAAGCGATCTAACGGAATGTTAATAGCTTTATATATATGCAAAATACCAGTTTGTTTTGCAAAAAAATTATGAATTTCCGGAGATAGACTATGATTAACAGGGTTTCCAAACAAAGCATAATTAAAATTTTTGTTTTTACATTTACGCATAGCGAACTAATTTTCCATTCATAATATTAATTATTTTAGAAGGATTTTTTTCATTGCCTATATCACCGTTTAACAATGGAAAATTTTTACCAAAATTTTTTAAAACACTTTCTTTAGTACAACATGGAGACATATTTGAAAAATTTGCACTTGTTGATATTAATGGTTTTCCAAAAATAGTGCATAATTTCACTATACTCCGATGCTTACTAATACGAACAGCTACGGTGTTATACTTACCAGTTAACCAATACGGCGCCGAAGAATTCGATGGTAATAAAAGCGTGAAAAAACCTGGCCAATAATTAAACATATTTTTTTTTTGCTTTATTGACAGTTGATTTTCATCAATATATTTTTGTATCTGATTATAATAAGCGGCTACTAATATAAAACCTTTTTCTATATTTCTTTTTTTTAAATTCAATAAGTTTTTAACTGCTTTTTCATTATCAGGATCACACCCTAATCCAAACATAGATTCTGTAGGATATGCAATTATTTTCTTACAATATAATTTTTGTATACAATATATTAATGAATTTAGATGAAAGCTTTTTCTCATTAAACAATTCTCATGTCAAAAAAATCATGTGTTTAAAACTTAATGTATTATTTTTTTAGTAAAATTAAATAATAAATTTTCAAGTTTCCTATACATTATTTCACAACCTGGGGAATTAAATAAAACAATTAAAATAATCCATTTTAAATCCTCTAGATTTAATTCGCGAATTTCTAAATCCATTATTTGTTCAATAACCATTTCGCGCGTATCTAAAGTTAGTATTTCTAATTGCTCTAAAAATAGTATAAAACCACGACAATCAGAATTCAATTTAAACAATTCTTGTTGATTATAAATTCGTGTTGAAATTTGATCAGAGGTTAAACTAATAGATGAAAAATTATTTTTTTTACAAGAAGATAAATTTTTTAACCATCGTAATGCATTATAAATATCTTTTTTATGGAAACCTATATCTGATAAATCTTTTTTTAAACTGTCATAATCAATAGATATTTTTGATTCATTATGTACACAGGTTTCAAATAAATATATTAATATTTCAAACATCATATCCTCAATTAAATATTAAAAAAATTTGAGTCTTTAATAACGCTTTAAATATGAATTTTTTCAATATTGTGAATGTTTAAAACAATTAAACTGTACAATATGTTAAAAATTATTAAATTAATTTAATATAAAAAATTTTATTTAAATCAAACTTGAAAAATTTTTAAAAGTATTAAAAGTTAACTTTTAAATATATTAAAAGAGTTTATACTATAAAATTAAACAATTTTAAAAATAATATAAATAAATATATGTCTGTTTTAAAAATATTACAATATCCTAACTCACAATTAAGATGTATTGCGCAACCAGTAAGTATCATTACAAAAGAAATAAAAACATTCACTTATAATATGTTAGATACCATGTATGAAAACGAAGGAATTGGTTTGGCAGCCACACAAGTCAATGTACAATTGCAAATTGTAGTCATTAGTAAAGAAAATTTTAAGCAAGATCATTTAATACTTATTAATCCTAAGATTATTGAAAAAAAAGGAAATGTTAGTATTCAGGAAGGATGTTTGTCTATTCCAGAATACCGCGATTTTGTACCACGTTCAGATTATATAAAAGTAAAAGCAACAAATTTATTTGGAAAAGAAATAGAAATAGAAGCAAAATCAATATTATCTATTTGTATACAACATGAAATTGATCATTTAAAAGGGATATTATTTATAGATTATTTATCATCATTAAAAAAAGAAAGAATCAAAAAAAAGTTTCAAAAAAAAATAAAATATCTTAAAAGGATATAAATTAACTTGAAAACACTAACAATCGTTTTTGCTGGAACATCAAGCTTTTCTGAAAAATATTTATCTGCTTTAATAAATTTGAAATACAACATTAAAGCTGTAATCACTCAACCAGATCGTCCACATGGAAGAGGGCAAAAAATAATTTTTTCTCCTGTAAAACAAGCAGCAATTAAAAAAAATATTCCTGTTTTTCAACCATTACAACTAAGTGATGAAACTTTTCAAAAAATATTATCAAGTCTTTCTGCAGAAATTATGATCGTAGTTTCATATGGAAAAATAATACCTCAAAAAATATTATCTATGTTTCCTAAAGGATGTATTAATGTGCATGCCTCGCTGTTGCCGAGATGGAGAGGATCATCACCTATTCAATCAGCAATTCTATCGGGAGATAAAAAAACTGGAGTAAGCATTATTAAAATGAATAACAAAATTGATTCTGGAAATATAATAATGTCAAAAGAATGTTCGATATCTTCTACAGAAACATCAGCAACATTATCTTTAAAGTTAATTAAAATTGGGATTAAAATATTAATAAAAACTTTATATAAAATAAATAATAATATTTTTGAAGAAACTCAACAAAACGAAAAATATGCAACTTTTACAAAAAAAATTCTTAAAACAGATGCATTATTAAATTGGAATAAAAGTGCTGATTTTTTAGAGCGATTAATACGCGCTTTCAATCCTTGGCCAATATGTTATTTTTTTATGGATAAAATACCTATTAAAGTTTGGCAAGCAAAAACAATAAACAATACTCTTTATAATTATTCAATAGGAGAAATTATTTCTATTAATGAACATGGAATGCAGGTAAACACAATAAATAAAATATTAAACATTGAAAAAATACAATTACCTGGGAAAAATATTTTAAGCATAAAAAAAACAATAATTTCAAAAAACAATTATTTTAAATGTGGAAAAGTATTATTATAAATATTTGAACTAATGTTTAAAATAAAAACGAGCAAACGGTCGACTTCCGTTTGCTTAAATATATAGCATAATAATATTTATTTAATCTAAAATCAATTTTTAATATTTTTAATACTGCTTTTTTTTATATTTTTTTTAACACGATCTACAAGTTCAATATAAGCCATAGGAGCTTTATCTCCAGATCGAAATCCACATTTTAAAATGCGAGTATATCCACCACATCTACGTAAAAAAATAGGACCCAAAATTTGAAATAATTTAGCAACTACTTCATTATTTCTAATTCTTGAAAAAACTAATCTTCTATGAGCAACATTATCTATTTTTGACAAAGTAATCATAGGTTCAACAATACGACGTAATTCTTTCGCTTTTGCTAAAGTAGTTTTTATAATTTCATTAGTTAATAATGAACATGCCATATTTTTAAATATGGCACTACGATGGCTACTATTACAATTTAACTGACGTCCGATTTTTCGATGTCTCATAATCTTAAACCTTTATAAACAGTATAAATAAAAAATTAATATAAAAGTTAAATAATCAACAATTATTCTTCTAAAATATTCAATGGGGGCCATTTCTCTAATTTCATGCCAAGTGATAAATTACGTGAAGCTAATATATCTTTAATTTCAGTTAACGATTTTTTCCCTAAATTAGGTGTTTT contains:
- the htpG gene encoding molecular chaperone HtpG, with amino-acid sequence MNIMKKETYNFQSEVKQLLHLMVHSLYSNKEIFLRELISNASDAIDKLRFESISSPELFNKAPKIQISINKSQRTLVISDNGIGMTRKDIIENLGTIAKSGTKTFLQSLEGKKNNIQNELIGQFGVGFYSSFIVSDKVLVRTKFAGNKSNDGILWESSGEGEYNIENIVKKTQGTEITLFLKKKEDEFLETWKIKSIVNKYSDHITVPVEIQIYDEKNKTYFWEQINKAQALWTKKKSSINEKEYQEFYKYLTNDQNNPIAWSHNHVEGNHEYISLLYIPEKAAWDIWNRENKNGLKLYVKRVYIMDNSQEFLPNYLRFIRGIIDSNNLPLNISREILQNNSITHNLKKALTKKSLQMLDKLSKNDHEKYQSFWNQFGLVLKEGPAEDSENLNLIANLLRFTSTKNNSSEQTVSLTQYVSNMIEKQEKIYYITADSYISAKNSPHLELFNKKNIDVLLLSDRIDEWMMNYLVEFEGKKFQSISKEDASLNNLIKEKIIEKEKTSQDTINFLNKVKKVLGDKVKSVRLTNRLTDTPCIVLSDSNEMSTQMAKLFTAAGQSVPELKYIFEINPKHELIKKICKISDNKMFEEWIKLLLDQSLLAEKGNLDNPHEFISRMNKLFIEL
- the adk gene encoding adenylate kinase, producing the protein MHIILLGAPGTGKGTQSKIISKEYKIQQISTGDILRKNIESKNKIGKKIYNILKNGELVSDNIVCDLLYKEIKKEQYIKGFLLDGFPRTIEQAKYISSLNIKIDFIFELIVPDELIFKRISGRRIHVQSGRTYHINFNPPKEQGKDDITKEPLVIREDDTIESIKNRLENYKENHKKLNEYYLKEKKLKKLKFFQLDGTKKPDIIYNKIEKIIASKN
- the folD gene encoding bifunctional methylenetetrahydrofolate dehydrogenase/methenyltetrahydrofolate cyclohydrolase FolD, whose protein sequence is MPATIIDGNKIAKILEINISKKIRKRQKYGKRIPGLAMILIGNNSASQIYVNKKILACKNVGLISKYWNFPNSVNEDKILNLINQLNNDINIDGILIQLPIPKKINHFKIFTSIRPDKDVDGFHPYNTGLLCQRNPTLRACTPKGIITMLNHMNIKTHGLNAVVVGASNIVGRPMSMELLLAGCTTTITHRFTQNLKNHVSKADLLVVAVGKPKFLQGNWIKKNSIVVDVGINRLPNGVVVGDVDFKSACLKASYITPVPGGVGPMTVATLLQNTLEACEKYHDI
- the cysS gene encoding cysteine--tRNA ligase; translated protein: MLKIFNTLTRKKEIFIPIENKKISLYVCGITVYDFCHIGHARTFIFFDMIVRYFKFLGFKVQYVRNITDIDDKIILKSLKKNIDIKSFSNEMIHSMKQDFLRLGIDFPDQEPRVTDHICDIIKIIQKLINNGNAYINSEGDVVFSIDNDKSYGSLSRQSLKDLISNKYFTSNQFKKNPLDFVLWKKSKAKDKFFWESPWGKGRPGWHIECTAITNVIFKDHIDIHGGGSDLLFPHHENEISQTKCFNDKFKINFWMHSGMVVTNNQKMSKSLGNAYFLKDILLEYQPEVLRYFFLSTHYRHPIYYSEKNLKTAELSLRYLYNALYDTNPIPNSTESINLELLFYDAINNDFNTPKAFCILTKLAKKINYFKHHNLYKSNLLAFRLKKLAMTLNFLSDTPVNFLQKKSFLDEEEIKKIEILIKKRNIFRKLKLWKESDQLRKEIKKLNVILEDTHDKTFWRYKK
- the ybeD gene encoding DUF493 family protein YbeD, encoding MKTKLREMLKFPCFFTYKIIGLAQPELIDQIIKVIQIQIPGDYTPQVKSSNRGNYISISITICAKNFKQIETLYHDISRINMVRMVL
- the cspE gene encoding transcription antiterminator/RNA stability regulator CspE yields the protein MSKIKGNVKWFNESKGFGFITPEDGSKDVFVHFSAIQSNGFKTLAEGQSVEFEITEGAKGPSAANVISL
- the aroE gene encoding shikimate dehydrogenase, encoding MRKCKNKNFNYALFGNPVNHSLSPEIHNFFAKQTGILHIYKAINIPLDRFSCVVSNFFENNINGANITAPFKKEAYFFSNQLSERAQIAQSVNTLKKVNNKYFLGDNTDGIGLISDLKRLKFIKKNFSILILGAGGAVQGILLSILLFGCSVDILNRTDLNAVNLVNQFKKYGNIKIFQANSLRNKYFDLVINGLSRNIEYQNIFIPSHLFSSKTFFYDMNYGLEKTSFLNWCEKINAKHVSDGIGMLVFQAAHSFLLWHGMLPEIDYIINFLSKKSFNISSN
- a CDS encoding Sua5/YciO/YrdC/YwlC family protein, with translation MRKSFHLNSLIYCIQKLYCKKIIAYPTESMFGLGCDPDNEKAVKNLLNLKKRNIEKGFILVAAYYNQIQKYIDENQLSIKQKKNMFNYWPGFFTLLLPSNSSAPYWLTGKYNTVAVRISKHRSIVKLCTIFGKPLISTSANFSNMSPCCTKESVLKNFGKNFPLLNGDIGNEKNPSKIINIMNGKLVRYA